A portion of the Homalodisca vitripennis isolate AUS2020 chromosome 2, UT_GWSS_2.1, whole genome shotgun sequence genome contains these proteins:
- the LOC124355435 gene encoding facilitated trehalose transporter Tret1-like codes for MAAISGSLCYTIVGAATAWPSPTLTKMGDNETPVILDVHQISWMVSLMFLGHITSPLPTGYLMDIFGRKRTCLCLTVLPFTSWLLIFFASSPVHLYIARFAAGLWIGVTSTIMPVYVGEIAGTELRSSLTTINNSLFNFGVLFAYVVGPYVSYYSLAIACEMLTVVYFCTFILMPESPHFFLKHEQREEALASLNWLRQGDSKESVENEINRIEQAIEDQKLQKGTLKDIFFDVGNRKAFIISVTYAVMKRLSGSGVMQAYTSITLPDVTLGVLDPDTCVIIIGTISLISSVASTALSIKFRRRILMTVSGGGCAITTAVIMVWFFLHCYTDIDVSDYSDAIFWSSVVLYCLQLGTRTGRNQYQGRGVFRRT; via the exons ATGGCAGCGATATCAG GTTCCTTGTGTTACACAATTGTTGGAGCCGCGACGGCCTGGCCTTCTCCTACCCTAACGAAGATGGGGGACAATGAGACACCCGTCATCCTGGACGTTCATCAGATCTCCTGGATGGTGTCTCTGATGTTCCTGGGGCACATAACGAGTCCTCTGCCCACCGGCTACTTGATGGACATCTTCGGCCGCAAGAGGACGTGTCTTTGCCTGACCGTCCTTCCCTTCACGTCCTGGCTGCTCATCTTCTTCGCGAGTTCTCCGGTCCATCTGTACATCGCTCGGTTCGCGGCAGGACTCTGGATCGGAGTGACGTCCACGATAATGCCCGTCTACGTGGGTGAGATCGCCGGAACCGAGCTGCGGAGTTCTCTGACCACCATCAACAACAGCCTCTTCAACTTCGGGGTGTTGTTCGCGTACGTGGTCGGTCCCTACGTGAGCTACTATTCGCTAGCGATCGCCTGCGAGATGCTCACAGTGGTctacttctgtacgttcatcttGATGCCAGAATCTCCCCATTTCTTCTTGAAACACGAGCAGAGAGAGGAAGCTCTTGCGTCGCTGAACTGGCTGAGGCAAGGCGATTCCAAGGAGTCTGTCGAAAATGAGATCAACAGGATAGAACAAGCGATTGAAGACCAAAAGCTCCAGAAAGGCACACTGAAGGACATATTTTTCGATGTGGGTAACAGAAAGGCTTTCATAATTTCTGTGACGTACGCCGTTATGAAGAGGCTGTCAGGGTCTGGGGTCATGCAGGCCTACACGTCCATCACACTCCCTGACGTCACACTCGGTGTACTTGACCCAGATACCTGCGTCATTATCATCGGAACCATCAGCTTGATATCATCGGTGGCATCGACAGCCCTCTCCATCAAGTTCCGCAGGCGAATATTGATGACAGTCTCCGGCGGTGGATGCGCTATAACAACAGCTGTCATAATGGTGTGGTTTTTCCTCCACTGCTACACCGACATCGATGTGTCGGACTACAGTGACGCTATATTCTGGTCTAGCGTTGTATTATACTGTCTTCAACTTGGGACTAGGACCGGTAGGAACCAGTATCAAGGGAGAGGTGTTTTCCGGCGAACGTGA